The following coding sequences are from one Streptomyces sp. NBC_00536 window:
- a CDS encoding cupin domain-containing protein — MTTQGSDSSAKSTENGTARKADIAAKVDIAAKLAAFDDHWAPRRIARVNDYDIRAVKLLGSFVWHSHEDTDELFLVVSGTLTIRLRDVAGAGTGESAVVLGPGELYVVPRGVEHCPVAEEEVSAVLFEPTVTVNTGSTGGDRTRRPLEA, encoded by the coding sequence ATGACGACACAGGGCAGTGACAGTTCAGCGAAGTCAACGGAGAACGGCACGGCACGGAAGGCCGACATCGCGGCGAAGGTCGACATCGCGGCAAAGCTCGCCGCGTTCGACGACCACTGGGCGCCCCGGCGGATCGCCCGCGTCAACGACTACGACATCCGGGCCGTCAAGCTGCTCGGCTCGTTCGTGTGGCACAGCCACGAGGACACGGACGAGCTGTTCCTCGTGGTGAGCGGCACCCTGACGATCCGCCTGCGGGACGTGGCGGGGGCGGGCACCGGGGAGAGCGCGGTGGTGCTCGGTCCCGGCGAGCTGTACGTCGTACCGCGCGGGGTGGAGCACTGCCCGGTGGCCGAGGAGGAGGTCTCGGCCGTGCTCTTCGAGCCCACCGTCACGGTCAACACGGGCAGCACGGGCGGCGACCGCACCCGCCGGCCGCTGGAGGCCTAG
- a CDS encoding MFS transporter, whose protein sequence is MTGAPADSPSGAPTSAPKRRIFADLTPLRTSADYRRLWVGSTISWMGQAMTALAISLQVYDITRSSFHVGLVGLFSLVPLVVFGLYGGAIADTVDRRKLGLYSSSGAAVLSAALAAAALLGYHRVWFLYLVVALQAVCGALSSPARSAMIPRLLPPEQLPAANALTSLTTTFGFTAGPMLGGLIVGWWGYQSAYLIDAVAFSAALYAMWRLPAMRPERTDDGGGRASVLDGLRFLGTRPNIRMTFFSDLAAMVLAQPKALFPAIALLWYGGDAKTVGLLVAAPAIGSLLGGLFSGWQGRIRRHGLAILISVAAWGLAIAVFGLTRNLWLGLLFLGLAGWADTISMVFRTTMLQAATPDDMRGRLQGVFIVVVAGGPRLGDFLAGSVAQLTSPGVAITGGGLACVLVLVLLGLRWRGFARYDARSPQA, encoded by the coding sequence CTGACCGGTGCCCCGGCCGACTCCCCGTCCGGGGCCCCGACCAGCGCCCCGAAACGGCGGATATTCGCCGATCTCACCCCTTTGCGGACCTCCGCTGACTATCGCCGCCTGTGGGTCGGCAGCACCATCTCCTGGATGGGTCAGGCGATGACCGCCCTGGCGATCTCGCTCCAGGTCTACGACATCACCCGCTCCAGCTTCCACGTCGGGCTCGTCGGGCTCTTCTCCCTGGTCCCGCTCGTCGTCTTCGGCCTGTACGGCGGCGCCATCGCGGACACCGTCGACCGCCGCAAGCTGGGCCTGTACAGCTCCTCGGGCGCCGCCGTCCTGTCGGCCGCCCTGGCCGCCGCCGCGCTGCTCGGCTACCACCGGGTCTGGTTCCTCTACCTCGTGGTCGCGCTCCAGGCGGTCTGCGGGGCGCTCAGCTCGCCCGCCCGCTCCGCGATGATCCCCAGGCTGCTGCCCCCGGAGCAGCTGCCCGCCGCCAACGCGCTGACCTCGCTGACCACCACCTTCGGGTTCACCGCGGGCCCGATGCTCGGCGGCCTGATCGTCGGCTGGTGGGGCTACCAGTCGGCGTACCTGATCGACGCCGTCGCCTTCTCCGCCGCGCTCTACGCGATGTGGCGGCTGCCCGCCATGCGCCCCGAGCGGACGGACGACGGCGGCGGGCGGGCCTCCGTGCTCGACGGGCTGCGCTTCCTCGGCACCCGCCCCAACATCCGGATGACCTTCTTCTCCGACCTGGCCGCGATGGTCCTCGCCCAGCCCAAGGCGCTCTTCCCGGCCATCGCCCTGCTCTGGTACGGAGGCGACGCCAAGACCGTCGGCCTGCTGGTCGCCGCGCCCGCCATCGGCTCGCTGCTCGGCGGGCTCTTCTCCGGCTGGCAGGGCCGGATCCGGCGGCACGGACTGGCCATCTTGATCTCGGTGGCCGCCTGGGGCCTGGCCATCGCCGTCTTCGGGCTGACCCGGAACCTCTGGCTGGGCCTGCTCTTCCTCGGCCTCGCGGGCTGGGCCGACACCATCTCGATGGTGTTCCGTACGACGATGCTCCAGGCCGCCACCCCCGACGACATGCGGGGCCGCCTCCAGGGCGTCTTCATCGTGGTCGTCGCGGGCGGCCCCCGGCTCGGCGACTTCCTGGCCGGCTCCGTCGCCCAGCTCACCTCACCGGGGGTCGCGATCACGGGCGGCGGGCTCGCGTGCGTGCTCGTACTCGTCCTGCTCGGCCTGCGCTGGCGCGGCTTCGCCCGCTACGACGCCCGCTCGCCGCAGGCCTGA
- a CDS encoding GNAT family N-acetyltransferase — protein MWTCEQVTGSALDVAEVAALYRTSTLAERRPVEDVQRFTRMLAGANLVIVARDADGRLIGISRSLTDGAYATYLSDLAVDAAYQGKGVGRGLIEATRQAAPEASLILLAAPAAVDYYPHIGFTPHGSAWTMEGPATPA, from the coding sequence ATGTGGACGTGTGAACAGGTCACCGGCAGCGCACTGGACGTCGCGGAAGTGGCCGCCCTCTACCGGACGTCCACCCTCGCCGAACGCCGTCCGGTGGAGGACGTCCAGCGCTTCACCCGGATGCTGGCGGGCGCCAACCTCGTCATCGTCGCCCGCGACGCGGACGGCCGCCTCATCGGCATCTCCCGCTCGCTCACCGACGGCGCGTACGCCACCTACCTCAGCGACCTCGCCGTCGACGCGGCGTACCAGGGCAAGGGCGTGGGCCGGGGCCTGATCGAGGCCACCCGCCAGGCCGCCCCGGAGGCCTCCCTGATCCTGCTGGCGGCCCCGGCGGCCGTGGACTACTACCCGCACATCGGGTTCACGCCCCACGGCTCCGCCTGGACGATGGAGGGCCCGGCCACCCCGGCCTGA
- a CDS encoding helix-turn-helix transcriptional regulator, with product MSERQKTQQKARFIDEAWCRALRRAAEPITRKELATRVGFSVAKLQEYLAGHRKPSMDDLVRLADALNYPKLRLLTMAGYLEGIANLLSYMDQLEDQAERMEYAAKRMPGEPLYGAARIANSALSEADFEVGIRPVWLGTGARRRHYSDRVVLRSLNGAAVSLLDRQRVEAALHDELAWFGAGFVEGWAPGQREFVINVPRFVAARKGSGAPMAGVPRSIAVIGGHWAGSADVASFLGHAFDYDYSHVGLVASRAFSRLTHRWGDADQERDRLEVVRTYVEGSDLGRTRVWAADVGDSEAAAKVIAASRSARTPLVIHLRPTDDLLDWTAHTRSERRHTTATPAEEMRRLRAVRQRVDTTLGGIAHRTLVLPAPLPSSVRAGGSDGDRSSDGFFDMWAGLAEASVGAMHQLFPLAFARDEALTRLKAVK from the coding sequence ATGAGTGAGCGTCAGAAGACCCAGCAGAAAGCGCGCTTCATCGACGAGGCGTGGTGCCGGGCGCTGCGCAGGGCGGCCGAGCCGATCACCCGCAAGGAGTTGGCCACCCGAGTGGGTTTCAGCGTTGCCAAACTCCAGGAGTACCTGGCAGGGCACCGGAAGCCCAGCATGGACGACCTGGTCCGACTCGCGGACGCGCTCAACTACCCCAAGCTCAGGCTCCTGACCATGGCCGGCTACCTCGAAGGAATCGCCAACCTCCTCTCCTACATGGACCAACTGGAGGACCAGGCCGAGCGCATGGAGTACGCCGCGAAGCGGATGCCGGGTGAGCCGCTGTACGGGGCCGCCCGAATCGCCAACTCCGCCCTGAGCGAGGCCGACTTCGAGGTCGGGATCCGACCGGTCTGGTTGGGGACGGGTGCCCGGCGGAGGCACTACAGCGACCGCGTCGTCCTGAGGTCGCTGAATGGTGCGGCCGTCAGTCTTCTCGACCGGCAGCGGGTCGAGGCGGCACTTCACGACGAGCTCGCTTGGTTCGGCGCCGGATTCGTCGAGGGATGGGCTCCCGGACAACGGGAGTTTGTGATCAACGTTCCGAGGTTTGTGGCGGCGCGAAAGGGCAGCGGCGCGCCGATGGCGGGTGTACCCAGGTCGATCGCCGTCATCGGCGGACACTGGGCCGGATCGGCGGATGTCGCCAGCTTCCTGGGGCATGCCTTCGACTACGACTACAGCCATGTCGGCCTGGTGGCGTCGCGTGCGTTCTCCCGGCTGACGCACCGCTGGGGTGACGCCGACCAGGAGCGCGACCGGCTGGAGGTCGTGCGGACGTACGTGGAAGGCAGCGATCTGGGACGGACGCGGGTCTGGGCGGCGGACGTCGGTGACTCCGAGGCCGCCGCGAAGGTCATCGCGGCGTCCCGCTCGGCCAGGACGCCGCTCGTCATCCACCTCAGGCCCACAGACGACCTACTCGACTGGACCGCGCACACCAGGAGCGAGCGGCGGCATACCACGGCTACCCCGGCCGAGGAGATGCGGCGGCTACGTGCCGTCCGACAGAGGGTGGATACCACCCTCGGTGGTATCGCGCACAGGACGCTCGTCCTTCCGGCGCCCCTGCCATCCTCGGTTCGTGCGGGGGGCTCCGACGGCGACCGCTCGTCCGACGGCTTCTTCGACATGTGGGCCGGCCTTGCGGAAGCGTCTGTCGGAGCCATGCACCAGCTCTTCCCGCTGGCGTTCGCCCGCGATGAAGCCCTGACCCGACTCAAGGCGGTGAAGTGA
- a CDS encoding Lrp/AsnC family transcriptional regulator: MDRLDREILAVLQQDARISYRDLGVRVGLSANATADRVRRMRRDGVILGFTTVVDPAADTRGGLVVFIDVTLRPDTTNEEFERQVTRLPGITEVVHVTGAHDYIVRARAADPAALDALLRRLKGEAGVAQSSTRIALRAATRPN; encoded by the coding sequence ATGGACCGCCTCGACAGGGAGATCCTCGCCGTCCTGCAGCAGGATGCGCGGATCTCGTACCGCGACCTCGGCGTCCGCGTCGGGCTCAGTGCCAACGCCACCGCCGACCGGGTGCGCCGGATGCGCCGCGACGGGGTGATCCTCGGGTTCACCACCGTCGTGGACCCGGCCGCCGACACCCGTGGCGGGCTCGTCGTCTTCATCGACGTCACGCTGCGCCCCGACACCACCAATGAGGAGTTCGAGCGGCAGGTCACCCGGCTGCCCGGGATCACCGAGGTGGTGCACGTGACCGGCGCGCACGACTACATCGTCCGGGCGCGGGCGGCCGATCCGGCCGCTCTGGACGCCTTGCTGCGCAGGCTCAAGGGGGAAGCGGGGGTCGCTCAGTCCAGTACGCGGATCGCACTCCGGGCCGCCACCCGGCCGAACTAG
- a CDS encoding helix-turn-helix domain-containing protein, producing the protein MSVHAWHPPVPGISEVFHARFTAHAYPAHVHDTWTLMVLDGGRVDFALERERHGVGVSRTGVPDTVILLPPGVAHDGRTVTEAGFRKRVLYLGTSVLPTALTGAAVGAPLLRDGVLRERVHGLHLVLGEVAAAREGPTAERLEAESRLAFIAERLRERLTGRERAAYVPPGAGVAVRLRELLDARLVEGITLAEATAALGHVHPTHLIRVFRQAYGLPPHAYLTGRRIEAARRLLLAGTPPAEVARAAGFYDQAHLTRHFGRHVGTTPARFARSGRA; encoded by the coding sequence GTGAGCGTCCACGCCTGGCATCCGCCGGTCCCCGGCATTTCCGAGGTCTTCCACGCCCGGTTCACGGCGCACGCCTACCCCGCCCACGTCCACGACACCTGGACGCTGATGGTCCTCGACGGCGGCCGCGTCGACTTCGCCCTGGAACGCGAGCGGCACGGGGTCGGGGTGTCGCGGACCGGCGTGCCGGACACGGTGATCCTGCTGCCGCCCGGGGTCGCGCACGACGGGCGGACCGTCACCGAGGCGGGCTTCCGCAAACGCGTGCTCTACCTCGGCACCAGCGTCCTGCCCACCGCCCTGACCGGAGCCGCCGTCGGGGCCCCGCTGCTGCGCGACGGGGTGCTGCGGGAGCGGGTGCACGGGCTGCACCTGGTGCTGGGGGAGGTGGCGGCGGCGCGCGAGGGGCCCACGGCCGAGCGGCTGGAGGCGGAATCCCGGCTCGCCTTCATCGCCGAGCGGCTGCGGGAGCGGCTGACCGGGCGGGAGCGGGCGGCGTACGTGCCCCCGGGCGCGGGGGTCGCCGTACGGCTGCGCGAACTCCTCGACGCGCGGCTCGTGGAGGGGATCACCCTGGCGGAGGCGACCGCGGCGCTGGGGCACGTACACCCCACGCACCTGATCCGCGTCTTCCGGCAGGCGTACGGGCTGCCCCCGCACGCCTATCTGACCGGGCGCCGGATCGAGGCGGCGCGGCGGCTGCTGCTCGCGGGGACGCCTCCGGCGGAGGTGGCGCGGGCGGCCGGGTTCTACGACCAGGCGCACCTGACCCGGCACTTCGGGCGCCATGTGGGAACCACCCCGGCCCGCTTCGCCCGCTCCGGCCGGGCGTGA
- a CDS encoding carboxylate-amine ligase, whose amino-acid sequence MSTANATTAKALTVGVEEEFLLVDARTFRLVPAAPLVLATAAGDPTQLHAEGTRYQVEISTPVADSAATLREDLTALRRSLAKAARAHGCRLLASPSPVVAAPGPLHLSDDEPRQREMARRYGSLTQTLVSCGRHIHVGTLDVDTAVAVANRVRPWLPTLIALAANSPFWDGRDTGHASWRAMAWSTWPSAGLPPPFGSTAHYRRSVQALLGSGAALDTKMVYWDLRPSGNWPTLEVRAPDMSPDVDGAVLQAELARALVATALRELAEHRPDPVVREDVLRLARWRAAHDGLEGFGLDPYTGAEVPAADLAEAMLDLIAPELAAAGDLDHAAKALAGLLRDGSGAQRQRAAFARRGNLDDVLRHLADETEDF is encoded by the coding sequence ATGAGCACCGCGAACGCGACCACCGCGAAGGCCCTCACGGTCGGGGTCGAGGAGGAGTTCCTCCTCGTCGACGCCCGCACCTTCCGGCTCGTCCCGGCCGCCCCTCTGGTCCTCGCGACGGCCGCCGGTGACCCGACCCAGCTCCACGCCGAGGGCACCCGCTACCAGGTGGAGATCTCCACGCCGGTCGCCGACTCGGCCGCCACGCTGCGCGAGGACCTCACCGCCCTGCGGCGCAGCCTCGCCAAGGCGGCCCGCGCGCACGGCTGCCGGCTGCTGGCCAGCCCCTCGCCCGTGGTGGCCGCGCCGGGGCCGCTGCACCTGAGCGACGACGAGCCGCGCCAACGCGAGATGGCCCGCCGCTACGGCTCGCTCACACAGACCCTGGTGAGCTGCGGCCGCCACATCCACGTCGGCACCCTGGACGTGGACACGGCGGTGGCGGTGGCCAACCGGGTCCGGCCCTGGCTGCCCACGCTGATCGCGCTGGCCGCCAACTCGCCGTTCTGGGACGGCCGTGACACCGGGCACGCCAGCTGGCGGGCGATGGCCTGGTCGACCTGGCCATCGGCCGGGCTGCCTCCGCCCTTCGGCTCCACCGCGCACTACCGGCGCTCGGTCCAGGCCCTGCTCGGCTCCGGGGCGGCCCTCGACACCAAGATGGTCTACTGGGACCTCCGCCCGTCCGGGAACTGGCCGACGCTCGAGGTCCGGGCCCCCGACATGTCCCCGGACGTCGACGGCGCCGTGCTCCAGGCCGAACTGGCCCGCGCCCTGGTCGCCACCGCCCTGCGCGAGCTGGCCGAGCACCGTCCCGACCCGGTCGTACGGGAGGACGTACTGCGCCTCGCGCGCTGGCGGGCGGCCCACGACGGGCTGGAGGGTTTCGGCCTGGACCCCTACACCGGGGCCGAGGTGCCGGCGGCGGACCTGGCGGAGGCGATGCTCGACCTGATCGCCCCGGAACTGGCGGCCGCGGGCGACCTCGACCACGCGGCCAAGGCCCTGGCCGGGCTCCTGCGGGACGGCTCGGGCGCCCAGCGCCAGCGCGCGGCCTTCGCCCGGCGCGGGAATCTGGACGACGTACTCCGTCACCTCGCCGACGAGACGGAGGATTTCTGA
- a CDS encoding CBS domain-containing protein has protein sequence MIRRVHEVMTGNPVTVEQRTSVAEAARVMRDAGIGDVLVVADGRLLGILTDRDIVVRVLADGRDPAATDVRAVCTTGPVTVGPDDGVDRALDLMRRHALRRLPVRTGDGELVGIVALGDLEVERDPGSPLSSISAAEPGTWHGAAEQL, from the coding sequence ATGATCCGGCGAGTGCACGAGGTGATGACCGGGAACCCGGTGACCGTCGAGCAGCGGACCTCCGTGGCGGAGGCCGCGCGCGTGATGCGCGACGCGGGCATCGGGGACGTACTGGTGGTCGCGGACGGACGGCTGCTCGGGATCCTGACGGACCGCGACATCGTCGTCCGGGTGCTCGCGGACGGCAGGGACCCCGCGGCCACGGACGTGCGGGCGGTGTGCACGACCGGCCCGGTCACCGTCGGGCCCGACGACGGCGTGGACCGGGCCCTCGACCTGATGCGCCGCCACGCGCTGCGGCGCCTGCCCGTGCGGACCGGGGACGGCGAACTCGTCGGCATCGTCGCCCTGGGCGACCTGGAGGTCGAGCGCGATCCGGGATCGCCGCTGTCCTCCATCTCGGCGGCGGAACCGGGCACATGGCACGGCGCGGCGGAGCAGCTCTGA
- a CDS encoding carboxyl transferase domain-containing protein, producing MTTRLSARAAIASVADPGSFAELAAPERESRPDGPLGWDGYDDSRARAAARTGERESVVTGTARVGGRETALISFEFGFLGGSLGERTGDRLEAAYAHARAHRLPLLSLIATGGSRMQEGMPALTQLQRVARQSALTRAAGLPQIAVLRDPTTGGGWATLGAGADIVLALPGAQVGFAGSRVRPADADPAAYTAEGQYAAGHVDAVVPAGDLARTVGDWLRLLGSPHAGPADAPAALADVPPPATGWEAVRQARHPERPRALAYLDAYFDLRLPLSGDRAGGTDPGMLCGFGLRAGRAVAYAAQCGTATRPAGYRTAARVIRLADRLGVPVLTLIDTPGAANDAAAEHAGAGAAIADTFAALASATVPVTTLLIGEGGSGGALALAAPGNTWVTPDSYFSVIAPELAAAILKRPADQAAATADQLRLRPQDLVDLGVARGIVPAKPPTP from the coding sequence GTGACGACCCGCCTCTCGGCCCGCGCCGCCATCGCCTCCGTCGCCGACCCCGGCAGTTTCGCCGAACTCGCCGCCCCCGAGCGGGAGTCCCGCCCTGACGGCCCGCTCGGCTGGGACGGTTACGACGACTCCCGCGCCCGCGCGGCCGCCCGGACCGGCGAGCGGGAGTCCGTCGTCACCGGCACGGCCCGCGTCGGCGGCCGCGAAACCGCCCTGATCTCCTTCGAGTTCGGCTTCCTCGGCGGCTCCCTGGGCGAACGCACCGGCGACCGCCTCGAAGCCGCCTACGCCCACGCCCGGGCCCACCGCCTCCCCCTCCTCTCCCTGATCGCCACCGGCGGTTCCCGGATGCAGGAGGGCATGCCGGCCCTGACCCAACTCCAGCGCGTGGCCCGCCAGTCCGCGCTCACCCGGGCCGCCGGGCTCCCGCAGATCGCCGTGCTGCGCGACCCGACCACCGGGGGCGGCTGGGCCACGCTCGGCGCGGGCGCGGACATCGTACTGGCGCTGCCCGGCGCGCAGGTCGGTTTCGCGGGGTCCCGGGTGCGTCCGGCGGACGCGGATCCGGCGGCCTACACCGCCGAGGGCCAGTACGCCGCCGGGCACGTGGACGCCGTCGTCCCCGCCGGGGATCTCGCCCGGACCGTCGGCGACTGGCTGCGCCTGCTGGGTTCGCCGCACGCCGGGCCCGCCGATGCCCCGGCCGCGCTGGCGGACGTACCGCCTCCGGCGACCGGGTGGGAGGCGGTGCGCCAGGCCCGTCACCCGGAGCGGCCGCGCGCCCTCGCGTACCTGGACGCGTACTTCGACCTGCGCCTGCCCCTCTCCGGGGACCGGGCGGGCGGCACGGATCCGGGGATGCTGTGCGGCTTCGGGCTGCGCGCGGGCCGGGCCGTCGCGTACGCCGCCCAGTGCGGCACCGCCACCCGCCCGGCCGGGTACCGTACAGCCGCCCGCGTCATCCGCCTCGCGGACCGGCTCGGGGTGCCGGTGCTGACCCTGATCGACACCCCGGGCGCCGCGAACGACGCGGCGGCCGAGCACGCGGGGGCGGGCGCGGCCATCGCGGACACGTTCGCCGCGCTGGCCTCGGCCACGGTCCCGGTGACCACCCTGCTGATCGGCGAGGGCGGTTCGGGAGGCGCCCTGGCGCTGGCCGCGCCCGGCAACACCTGGGTCACCCCGGACAGCTACTTCTCGGTGATCGCGCCGGAGCTGGCCGCGGCCATCCTCAAGCGGCCCGCCGACCAGGCCGCGGCCACCGCGGACCAACTGCGCCTGCGCCCCCAGGACCTGGTCGACCTGGGCGTGGCCCGCGGCATCGTCCCCGCGAAACCCCCGACCCCATGA